From one Candoia aspera isolate rCanAsp1 chromosome 17, rCanAsp1.hap2, whole genome shotgun sequence genomic stretch:
- the DRAP1 gene encoding dr1-associated corepressor has product MPSKKKKYNARFPPARIKKIMQTDEEIGKVAAAVPVIISRGLELFLESLLKTACHVTQSRNAKTMTTSHLKQCIEQEQQFDFLKDLVASVPDMQGDAEENHMEGEKISRRGRKPGSGRRNGGTAGKGKDPKQSGTDSEQDDDSEDSESNGEEEVFQTIPSTQPATHLSTAPAPYLHFAPPPVSAVPLPVPAPTGAVPVALPPVLLAPVRADEEDDYDS; this is encoded by the exons ATGCCGAGCAAGAAGAAGAAGTACAACGCGCGCTTCCCTCCG GCTCGGATCAAGAAAATCATGCAAACTGATGAAGAAATTGGCAAGGTGGCTGCAGCGGTCCCCGTGATCATTT CGCGAGGATTGGAGCTGTTCCTGGAATCGTTACTGAAGACGGCCTGCCACGTCACCCAGTCCAGAAACGCCAAGACCATGACAACGTCTCACCT GAAGCAGTGCATCGAACAGGAGCAACAGTTTGACTTCCTGAAGGATCTCGTTGCTTCGGTTCCTGACATGCAAGGTGATGCCGAGGAGAACCACATGGAAGGAGAGAAGATTTCCAGGAG GGGCCGGAAACCTGGCAGCGGGCGAAGGAATGGCGGCACGGCAGGAAAGGGAAAGGATCCAAAGCAATCCGGCACAGACTCAGAGCAAGAT GATGACTCAGAAGACAGCGAGAGCAACGGAGAAGAGGAAGTCTTCCAGACCATCCCCTCTACGCAACCGGCTACGCATCTCTCTAC AGCCCCAGCACCCTATCTACATTTTGCCCCCCCGCCAGTATCCGCTGTCCCCTTGCCTGTACCGGCACCAACAGGAGCTGTCCCAGTCGCACTACCACCCGTGTTGCTGGCTCCGGTCCGGGCCGATGAAGAGGACGACTATGATTCTTAA